A DNA window from Helianthus annuus cultivar XRQ/B chromosome 15, HanXRQr2.0-SUNRISE, whole genome shotgun sequence contains the following coding sequences:
- the LOC110913520 gene encoding disease resistance protein RUN1, whose amino-acid sequence MASSSLNVHNESYRYDVFLSFCGEDTRKTFVDHLYVAFEQHSICTFKDDERLKKGKRISDELLQSIEDSRLYIIVFSKNYASSSWCLNELLKIMECHKMNGQTAFPVFYDVDPSEVRKQTGSVGKAFAIHSNKNKLEVEKWRGALKAAADLSGWDVRKTANGHEAKVIKFIIEHIALELRPIDIGVDKNLTGIEQRIHDLNPCLELGINDVRMIGIKGMGGAGKTTLAWAIYDKISFNFEGKSFVENVRERTSQFGLNKLQEQILKDVLNEGISVQGVQEGRNIMRKKLCGKKILLVLDDVDHKYQLEMLAGDTTWFKPGSRIIITTRDRQVLEAHRVKVVLDVNLLSDEEAICLFSRHAFGKDIPNQGYERHSRKVVSYAAGLPLTIKVLGSDLCGKDDSEWTNALERLKTIPLKETLNILELSYANLEDDHKQIFLDVACFLRYEEKDKAIRILESCGFYAKYGLRVLEQKSLIVTSIRDNRAIIDMHDHLAELGSNIVRREHADEPNKHSRLWVQEEIEHVLASDSDSEAVRCIALNITPEIVLEGLEKMNKLRCLLVKGKEFDYDCIINEACQYFPISLQCLFWRGYPHWHLPKTFEANNLVALEMPDSKIEQLWGEGKVMKKLKFLNLGYTKLITLDLRLTPNLERLDLRSCEYLQKLDVHSGCLKSLVYLNLSYCTLLESLEFIEQLESLEVLDIDGQVYMTEFPDYITTGHSINSLRELHLLCNKIEEVPSSIGNLHKLVSLELNCHGKILPRSICSLRHLRTLALYSTTGIEELPGDLGQLECLENLDLRCIKVKHLPGSICMLKYLKTLFLYKCELLEKLPEDVGQLESLEKLDLLECTNLRDIPSSICKLKHLKELKLVHCKRLEKLPDKLADIECLQLLDIQCTSITHLPPTLKGLKIFRSEFYDQVVVDEIILDDSIDNEITHDDSIEDDSITSASSPWAISKVDDFIHDDSMVDDLYVGTSQKLDLEGWRRLRNVYNIRATGVTHLP is encoded by the exons ATGGCTTCTTCAAGTTTAAACGTTCACAACGAGAGTTACCGGTATGATGTTTTTTTGAGCTTCTGTGGTGAAGACACCCGCAAGACCTTTGTTGATCATCTTTATGTTGCGTTTGAGCAACACAGTATTTGCACTTTCAAGGATGACGAGAGACTCAAGAAAGGAAAAAGGATCAGTGATGAGCTCTTACAATCCATTGAAGACTCCAGACTCTACATTATTGTTTTTTCCAAAAACTACGCATCTTCATCATGGTGCTTAAACGAGCTTCTGAAGATCATGGAGTGTCATAAGATGAACGGGCAGACTGCTTTCCCCGTGTTCTATGATGTGGATCCCTCTGAAGTCCGAAAACAAACTGGATCAGTTGGGAAAGCCTTTGCCATACATTCAAACAAGAATAAATTAGAGGTTGAAAAATGGAGAGGAGCTCTTAAAGCGGCAGCCGATTTGTCTGGTTGGGATGTGAGGAAGACTGCTAATGG GCATGAAGCTAAAGTCATAAAATTTATTATTGAGCATATTGCACTCGAGTTACGTCCCATTGATATTGGCGTTGATAAAAATTTAACAGGCATAGAACAAAGAATACATGATCTCAATCCGTGTTTAGAGCTTGGTATAAATGATGTTCGTATGATAGGGATCAAGGGTATGGGAGGTGCTGGGAAGACAACTTTGGCGTGGGCTATTTATGATAAAATATCGTTTAATTTTGAAGGTAAAAGCTTTGTTGAAAATGTGAGAGAAAGAACCTCTCAGTTTGGTTTGAATAAATTACAAGAACAAATCCTTAAAGATGTATTAAATGAAGGCATTAGTGTACAGGGTGTTCAAGAAGGGAGAAACATAATGAGAAAGAAGTTGTGTGGTAAAAAAATTCTTCTTGTTCTCGATGATGTGGATCATAAATACCAGCTTGAGATGTTAGCCGGTGATACTACTTGGTTCAAGCCAGGAAGTAGAATTATAATCACAACTAGAGATAGGCAGGTGCTTGAAGCACATAGAGTGAAAGTGGTACTTGATGTCAATCTTTTATCAGATGAGGAGGCAATTTGCCTCTTTAGTAGGCATGCATTCGGGAAAGATATTCCAAATCAAGGGTATGAAAGGCATTCACGCAAAGTTGTAAGTTATGCTGCTGGTCTTCCCTTAAcaatcaaagttttgggttctgaTCTATGTGGTAAAGATGATAGCGAATGGACAAATGCCTTAGAAAGACTCAAAACAATTCCATTAAAGGAAACTCTTAATATACTGGAACTAAGTTATGCAAACCTAGAGGACGACCACAAGCAAATATTCCTAGACGTGGCATGCTTCCTAAGATATGAGGAGAAAGACAAGGCAATAAGAATCCTTGAAAGCTGCGGATTTTACGCTAAATATGGTCTAAGAGTTCTTGAGCAAAAATCTCTAATCGTAACTTCAATAAGAGATAATCGTGCAATCATAGACATGCATGACCATCTAGCAGAATTGGGAAGCAATATTGTACGTCGTGAGCATGCAGATGAGCCCAACAAACATAGCCGATTGTGGGTGCAAGAAGAGATCGAACATGTCTTGGCTAGTGACTCG GATAGTGAAGCGGTAAGATGTATAGCACTAAACATCACTCCTGAAATTGTTTTGGAGGGTCTTGAAAAAATGAACAAGCTTAGATGTCTTCTTGTGAAGGGGAAAGAGTTTGACTACGATTGTATTATTAATGAAGCTTGTCAATACTTTCCAATTTCGTTACAATGTCTATTTTGGAGAGGATACCCTCATTGGCAtttacccaaaacatttgaagCTAACAATCTTGTTGCACTTGAAATGCCTGATAGCAAAATCGAACAACTTTGGGGAGAGGGAAAG GTTATGAAGAAGCTCAAATTCCTTAATTTGGGTTATACGAAGCTAATAACCCTTGACCTTAGGCTGACACCCAATCTTGAGAGGTTAGATCTTAGATCTTGTGAATATTTGCAAAAACTTGACGTGCACAGTGGATGTCTGAAAAGCCTTGTCTACTTAAACTTAAGTTATTGCACTCTTTTGGAATCACTTGAGTTTATTGAGCAGTTGGAATCACTTGAGGTTCTTGATATAGATGGACAAGTATACATGACGGAATTCCCGGATTATATAACAACAGGGCACTCCATCAATAGTTTGCGTGAGCTTCATCTTTTATGCAATAAGATAGAAGAAGTACCCTCCTCAATTGGAAATCTTCATAAGCTTGTCTCTCTAGAACTCAATTGCCATGGCAAGATTCTTCCAAGAAGCATTTGTAGTTTACGACATTTGAGAACTCTTGCCCTTTATTCAACAACAGGCATAGAAGAACTGCCGGGGGACCTTGGCCAACTGGAATGTTTAGAAAACCTTGATTTAAGATGTATTAAAGTTAAACATCTCCCTGGTAGCATTTGTATGTTGAAATATCTGAAAACGCTATTTCTTTACAAATGTGAGCTTCTTGAGAAGTTACCTGAGGATGTTGGCCAATTAGAATCTTTGGAGAAATTAGATCTACTAGAATGCACAAATTTAAGAGATATTCCTAGCAGTATTTGTAAGTTGAAACATCTCAAAGAGTTGAAGCTTGTACACTGTAAGAGGCTTGAGAAATTGCCTGACAAGCTAGCAGATATAGAATGTTTACAACTGTTAGATATTCAGTGTACCAGCATCACTCACCTTCCACCGACGCTGAAAGGTTTGAAAATCTTCAGATCTGAATTTTACGATCAAGTTGTAGTTGATGAAATTATACTTGATGATTCTATAGataatgaaattacacacgatgaTTCTATAGAAGATGATTCTATAACAAGTGCCAGCAGCCCTTGGGCCATCTCAAAAGTTGATGATTTTATACATGATGATTCTATGGTTGATGATTTGTATGTTGGAACATCTCAAAAGTTGGATCTTGAAGGCTGGAGGAGGCTTCGGAATGTTTACAATATACGAGCAACTGGCGTAACTCATCTTCCGTAG